From Corvus cornix cornix isolate S_Up_H32 chromosome 5, ASM73873v5, whole genome shotgun sequence, the proteins below share one genomic window:
- the TUB gene encoding tubby protein homolog isoform X1: MDGVSSNRNMSYSRWSYNSVLDDEGSSLRQQKLDRQRALLEQKQKKKRQEPLMVQSNVDSRARTRRTKHSEEQAPLVESYLNSNSSTIYHAVQEAEQEDVKVVVDAQAPKPTKKTKAAAASCQSSSTRKEKKGKHKGIDGPAAFQDDVQKIGSQVQILTVGQSSHDEDDGEKVASGQQQQSKQDLRTAMQKKDPHANTSWSSSTSQSSLVALDHVPGISSSMNFDEEEDEEDEDSSSSSQLNSNTRPGSATSKKSNKEVASAPSPSTNEPLIDVDDLEEFAVRPAPQGVTVKCRITRDKKGMDRGMYPTYYLHLEREHGKKVFLLAGRKRKKSKTSNYLISIDPTDLSRGGESFIGKLRSNLMGTKFTVYDNGVNPMKTTSSLEASTLRQELAAICYETNVLGFKGPRKMSVIIPGMNMDHERVSIRPRNEHETLLARWQNKNTESVIELHNKTPVWNDDTQSYVLNFHGRVTQASVKNFQIIHDNDPDYIVMQFGRVAEDVFTMDYNYPMCALQAFAIALSSFDSKLACE; encoded by the exons AGAGCACTGCtagaacagaagcagaaaaagaagcgCCAGGAGCCACTGATGGTTCAGTCCAACGTGGACAGTCGGGCACGGACGCGCCGGACGAAACATTCGGAGGAGCAGGCCCCGCTGGTTGAATCCTATctcaacagcaacagcagcaccaTATATCATG CAGTGCAGGAGGCTGAACAGGAAGATGTAAAGGTGGTAGTGGATGCCCAAGCTCCGAAACCAACTAAAAAaaccaaggcagcagctgcGAGCTGTCAGAGTAGCAGCaccagaaaggagaaaaaagggaaacacAAAG GGATTGATGGCCCAGCTGCTTTTCAAGATGATGTTCAGAAGATAGGAAGTCAAGTGCAGATTCTCACTGTTGGACAGTCTAGCCATGATGAAGATGATGGAGAGAAAGTGGCTAGTGGCCAACAACAGCAGAGCAAGCAAGACCTTAGAAcagcaatgcagaaaaaag atcCCCATGCAAATACATCCTGGTCCTCTTCCACCTCCCAATCCAGTCTTGTCGCCCTGGATCATGTTCCTG GCATTTCAAGTAGCATGAACTTTGATGAGGAAGAagatgaggaggatgaagaCAGCTCCAGTTCTTCACAGTTAAACAGTAACACCCGGCCTGGTTCTGCCACGAGCAAGAAATCCAATAAG GAAGTGGCCTCAGCCCCCAGTCCTTCCACAAATGAGCCTCTCATAGATGTGGATGACCTGGAGGAGTTTGCTGTCAGACCTGCTCCACAGGGGGTCACTGTCAAGTGCAGGATCACAAGAGACAAGAAGGGAATGGACCGAGGGATGTACCCTACTTATTACCTCCACTTGGAAAGGGAGCATGGTAAAAAG GTGTTTCTGTTGGCTGGAAGGAAACGAAAGAAGAGTAAAACCTCTAATTACCTCATCTCTATAGACCCAACTGACCTGTCTCGGGGTGGAGAGAGTTTTATTGGAAAACTGAG ATCAAATCTTATGGGAACGAAGTTTACAGTTTATGACAATGGAGTAAATCCAATGAAAACAACATCCAGCCTGGAGGCGAGTACCCTGCGTCAGGAGCTAGCTGCTATTTGTTAC GAAACAAATGTCCTGGGGTTTAAAGGACCTCGTAAAATGAGTGTGATCATACCGGGAATGAATATGGATCACGAAAGAGTTTCCATCAGACCACGAAAT GAACACGAGACGCTTCTTGCAAGGTGgcagaacaaaaatacagagagtGTCATTGAGCTGCACAACAAAACACCAGTCTGGAATGATGACACCCAGTCCTATGTTCTGAATTTCCATGGTCGAGTCACACAGGCCTCGGTGAAGAACTTCCAAATTATCCATGATAATGATC CTGACTATATCGTGATGCAGTTTGGCCGCGTGGCTGAGGACGTGTTCACCATGGACTACAACTACCCAATGTGTGCACTACAAGCCTTTGCCATTGCCCTTTCCAGTTTTGACAGCAAGCTGGCTTGTGAGTAA
- the TUB gene encoding tubby protein homolog isoform X5, with product MDGVSSNRNMSYSRWSYNSVLDDEGSSLRQQKLDRQRALLEQKQKKKRQEPLMVQSNVDSRARTRRTKHSEEQAPLVESYLNSNSSTIYHAVQEAEQEDVKVVVDAQAPKPTKKTKAAAASCQSSSTRKEKKGKHKGIDGPAAFQDDVQKIGSQVQILTVGQSSHDEDDGEKVASGQQQQSKQDLRTAMQKKGISSSMNFDEEEDEEDEDSSSSSQLNSNTRPGSATSKKSNKEVASAPSPSTNEPLIDVDDLEEFAVRPAPQGVTVKCRITRDKKGMDRGMYPTYYLHLEREHGKKVFLLAGRKRKKSKTSNYLISIDPTDLSRGGESFIGKLRSNLMGTKFTVYDNGVNPMKTTSSLEASTLRQELAAICYETNVLGFKGPRKMSVIIPGMNMDHERVSIRPRNEHETLLARWQNKNTESVIELHNKTPVWNDDTQSYVLNFHGRVTQASVKNFQIIHDNDPDYIVMQFGRVAEDVFTMDYNYPMCALQAFAIALSSFDSKLACE from the exons AGAGCACTGCtagaacagaagcagaaaaagaagcgCCAGGAGCCACTGATGGTTCAGTCCAACGTGGACAGTCGGGCACGGACGCGCCGGACGAAACATTCGGAGGAGCAGGCCCCGCTGGTTGAATCCTATctcaacagcaacagcagcaccaTATATCATG CAGTGCAGGAGGCTGAACAGGAAGATGTAAAGGTGGTAGTGGATGCCCAAGCTCCGAAACCAACTAAAAAaaccaaggcagcagctgcGAGCTGTCAGAGTAGCAGCaccagaaaggagaaaaaagggaaacacAAAG GGATTGATGGCCCAGCTGCTTTTCAAGATGATGTTCAGAAGATAGGAAGTCAAGTGCAGATTCTCACTGTTGGACAGTCTAGCCATGATGAAGATGATGGAGAGAAAGTGGCTAGTGGCCAACAACAGCAGAGCAAGCAAGACCTTAGAAcagcaatgcagaaaaaag GCATTTCAAGTAGCATGAACTTTGATGAGGAAGAagatgaggaggatgaagaCAGCTCCAGTTCTTCACAGTTAAACAGTAACACCCGGCCTGGTTCTGCCACGAGCAAGAAATCCAATAAG GAAGTGGCCTCAGCCCCCAGTCCTTCCACAAATGAGCCTCTCATAGATGTGGATGACCTGGAGGAGTTTGCTGTCAGACCTGCTCCACAGGGGGTCACTGTCAAGTGCAGGATCACAAGAGACAAGAAGGGAATGGACCGAGGGATGTACCCTACTTATTACCTCCACTTGGAAAGGGAGCATGGTAAAAAG GTGTTTCTGTTGGCTGGAAGGAAACGAAAGAAGAGTAAAACCTCTAATTACCTCATCTCTATAGACCCAACTGACCTGTCTCGGGGTGGAGAGAGTTTTATTGGAAAACTGAG ATCAAATCTTATGGGAACGAAGTTTACAGTTTATGACAATGGAGTAAATCCAATGAAAACAACATCCAGCCTGGAGGCGAGTACCCTGCGTCAGGAGCTAGCTGCTATTTGTTAC GAAACAAATGTCCTGGGGTTTAAAGGACCTCGTAAAATGAGTGTGATCATACCGGGAATGAATATGGATCACGAAAGAGTTTCCATCAGACCACGAAAT GAACACGAGACGCTTCTTGCAAGGTGgcagaacaaaaatacagagagtGTCATTGAGCTGCACAACAAAACACCAGTCTGGAATGATGACACCCAGTCCTATGTTCTGAATTTCCATGGTCGAGTCACACAGGCCTCGGTGAAGAACTTCCAAATTATCCATGATAATGATC CTGACTATATCGTGATGCAGTTTGGCCGCGTGGCTGAGGACGTGTTCACCATGGACTACAACTACCCAATGTGTGCACTACAAGCCTTTGCCATTGCCCTTTCCAGTTTTGACAGCAAGCTGGCTTGTGAGTAA
- the TUB gene encoding tubby protein homolog isoform X3 produces MDGVSSNRNMSYSRWSYNSVLDDEGSSLRQQKLDRQRALLEQKQKKKRQEPLMVQSNVDSRARTRRTKHSEEQAPLVESYLNSNSSTIYHAVQEAEQEDVKVVVDAQAPKPTKKTKAAAASCQSSSTRKEKKGKHKGIDGPAAFQDDVQKIGSQVQILTVGQSSHDEDDGEKVASGQQQQSKQDLRTAMQKKDPHANTSWSSSTSQSSLVALDHVPGISSSMNFDEEEDEEDEDSSSSSQLNSNTRPGSATSKKSNKEVASAPSPSTNEPLIDVDDLEEFAVRPAPQGVTVKCRITRDKKGMDRGMYPTYYLHLEREHGKKVFLLAGRKRKKSKTSNYLISIDPTDLSRGGESFIGKLRSNLMGTKFTVYDNGVNPMKTTSSLEASTLRQELAAICYETNVLGFKGPRKMSVIIPGMNMDHERVSIRPRNEHETLLARWQNKNTESVIELHNKTPVWNDDTQSYVLNFHGRVTQASVKNFQIIHDNDPDYIVMQFGRVAEDVFTMDYNYPMCALQAFAIALSSFDSKLA; encoded by the exons AGAGCACTGCtagaacagaagcagaaaaagaagcgCCAGGAGCCACTGATGGTTCAGTCCAACGTGGACAGTCGGGCACGGACGCGCCGGACGAAACATTCGGAGGAGCAGGCCCCGCTGGTTGAATCCTATctcaacagcaacagcagcaccaTATATCATG CAGTGCAGGAGGCTGAACAGGAAGATGTAAAGGTGGTAGTGGATGCCCAAGCTCCGAAACCAACTAAAAAaaccaaggcagcagctgcGAGCTGTCAGAGTAGCAGCaccagaaaggagaaaaaagggaaacacAAAG GGATTGATGGCCCAGCTGCTTTTCAAGATGATGTTCAGAAGATAGGAAGTCAAGTGCAGATTCTCACTGTTGGACAGTCTAGCCATGATGAAGATGATGGAGAGAAAGTGGCTAGTGGCCAACAACAGCAGAGCAAGCAAGACCTTAGAAcagcaatgcagaaaaaag atcCCCATGCAAATACATCCTGGTCCTCTTCCACCTCCCAATCCAGTCTTGTCGCCCTGGATCATGTTCCTG GCATTTCAAGTAGCATGAACTTTGATGAGGAAGAagatgaggaggatgaagaCAGCTCCAGTTCTTCACAGTTAAACAGTAACACCCGGCCTGGTTCTGCCACGAGCAAGAAATCCAATAAG GAAGTGGCCTCAGCCCCCAGTCCTTCCACAAATGAGCCTCTCATAGATGTGGATGACCTGGAGGAGTTTGCTGTCAGACCTGCTCCACAGGGGGTCACTGTCAAGTGCAGGATCACAAGAGACAAGAAGGGAATGGACCGAGGGATGTACCCTACTTATTACCTCCACTTGGAAAGGGAGCATGGTAAAAAG GTGTTTCTGTTGGCTGGAAGGAAACGAAAGAAGAGTAAAACCTCTAATTACCTCATCTCTATAGACCCAACTGACCTGTCTCGGGGTGGAGAGAGTTTTATTGGAAAACTGAG ATCAAATCTTATGGGAACGAAGTTTACAGTTTATGACAATGGAGTAAATCCAATGAAAACAACATCCAGCCTGGAGGCGAGTACCCTGCGTCAGGAGCTAGCTGCTATTTGTTAC GAAACAAATGTCCTGGGGTTTAAAGGACCTCGTAAAATGAGTGTGATCATACCGGGAATGAATATGGATCACGAAAGAGTTTCCATCAGACCACGAAAT GAACACGAGACGCTTCTTGCAAGGTGgcagaacaaaaatacagagagtGTCATTGAGCTGCACAACAAAACACCAGTCTGGAATGATGACACCCAGTCCTATGTTCTGAATTTCCATGGTCGAGTCACACAGGCCTCGGTGAAGAACTTCCAAATTATCCATGATAATGATC CTGACTATATCGTGATGCAGTTTGGCCGCGTGGCTGAGGACGTGTTCACCATGGACTACAACTACCCAATGTGTGCACTACAAGCCTTTGCCATTGCCCTTTCCAGTTTTGACAGCAAGCTGGCTT
- the TUB gene encoding tubby protein homolog isoform X6, with protein sequence MDGVSSNRNMSYSRWSYNSVLDDEGSSLRQQKLDRQRALLEQKQKKKRQEPLMVQSNVDSRARTRRTKHSEEQAPLVESYLNSNSSTIYHVQEAEQEDVKVVVDAQAPKPTKKTKAAAASCQSSSTRKEKKGKHKGIDGPAAFQDDVQKIGSQVQILTVGQSSHDEDDGEKVASGQQQQSKQDLRTAMQKKGISSSMNFDEEEDEEDEDSSSSSQLNSNTRPGSATSKKSNKEVASAPSPSTNEPLIDVDDLEEFAVRPAPQGVTVKCRITRDKKGMDRGMYPTYYLHLEREHGKKVFLLAGRKRKKSKTSNYLISIDPTDLSRGGESFIGKLRSNLMGTKFTVYDNGVNPMKTTSSLEASTLRQELAAICYETNVLGFKGPRKMSVIIPGMNMDHERVSIRPRNEHETLLARWQNKNTESVIELHNKTPVWNDDTQSYVLNFHGRVTQASVKNFQIIHDNDPDYIVMQFGRVAEDVFTMDYNYPMCALQAFAIALSSFDSKLACE encoded by the exons AGAGCACTGCtagaacagaagcagaaaaagaagcgCCAGGAGCCACTGATGGTTCAGTCCAACGTGGACAGTCGGGCACGGACGCGCCGGACGAAACATTCGGAGGAGCAGGCCCCGCTGGTTGAATCCTATctcaacagcaacagcagcaccaTATATCATG TGCAGGAGGCTGAACAGGAAGATGTAAAGGTGGTAGTGGATGCCCAAGCTCCGAAACCAACTAAAAAaaccaaggcagcagctgcGAGCTGTCAGAGTAGCAGCaccagaaaggagaaaaaagggaaacacAAAG GGATTGATGGCCCAGCTGCTTTTCAAGATGATGTTCAGAAGATAGGAAGTCAAGTGCAGATTCTCACTGTTGGACAGTCTAGCCATGATGAAGATGATGGAGAGAAAGTGGCTAGTGGCCAACAACAGCAGAGCAAGCAAGACCTTAGAAcagcaatgcagaaaaaag GCATTTCAAGTAGCATGAACTTTGATGAGGAAGAagatgaggaggatgaagaCAGCTCCAGTTCTTCACAGTTAAACAGTAACACCCGGCCTGGTTCTGCCACGAGCAAGAAATCCAATAAG GAAGTGGCCTCAGCCCCCAGTCCTTCCACAAATGAGCCTCTCATAGATGTGGATGACCTGGAGGAGTTTGCTGTCAGACCTGCTCCACAGGGGGTCACTGTCAAGTGCAGGATCACAAGAGACAAGAAGGGAATGGACCGAGGGATGTACCCTACTTATTACCTCCACTTGGAAAGGGAGCATGGTAAAAAG GTGTTTCTGTTGGCTGGAAGGAAACGAAAGAAGAGTAAAACCTCTAATTACCTCATCTCTATAGACCCAACTGACCTGTCTCGGGGTGGAGAGAGTTTTATTGGAAAACTGAG ATCAAATCTTATGGGAACGAAGTTTACAGTTTATGACAATGGAGTAAATCCAATGAAAACAACATCCAGCCTGGAGGCGAGTACCCTGCGTCAGGAGCTAGCTGCTATTTGTTAC GAAACAAATGTCCTGGGGTTTAAAGGACCTCGTAAAATGAGTGTGATCATACCGGGAATGAATATGGATCACGAAAGAGTTTCCATCAGACCACGAAAT GAACACGAGACGCTTCTTGCAAGGTGgcagaacaaaaatacagagagtGTCATTGAGCTGCACAACAAAACACCAGTCTGGAATGATGACACCCAGTCCTATGTTCTGAATTTCCATGGTCGAGTCACACAGGCCTCGGTGAAGAACTTCCAAATTATCCATGATAATGATC CTGACTATATCGTGATGCAGTTTGGCCGCGTGGCTGAGGACGTGTTCACCATGGACTACAACTACCCAATGTGTGCACTACAAGCCTTTGCCATTGCCCTTTCCAGTTTTGACAGCAAGCTGGCTTGTGAGTAA
- the TUB gene encoding tubby protein homolog isoform X2, which yields MDGVSSNRNMSYSRWSYNSVLDDEGSSLRQQKLDRQRALLEQKQKKKRQEPLMVQSNVDSRARTRRTKHSEEQAPLVESYLNSNSSTIYHVQEAEQEDVKVVVDAQAPKPTKKTKAAAASCQSSSTRKEKKGKHKGIDGPAAFQDDVQKIGSQVQILTVGQSSHDEDDGEKVASGQQQQSKQDLRTAMQKKDPHANTSWSSSTSQSSLVALDHVPGISSSMNFDEEEDEEDEDSSSSSQLNSNTRPGSATSKKSNKEVASAPSPSTNEPLIDVDDLEEFAVRPAPQGVTVKCRITRDKKGMDRGMYPTYYLHLEREHGKKVFLLAGRKRKKSKTSNYLISIDPTDLSRGGESFIGKLRSNLMGTKFTVYDNGVNPMKTTSSLEASTLRQELAAICYETNVLGFKGPRKMSVIIPGMNMDHERVSIRPRNEHETLLARWQNKNTESVIELHNKTPVWNDDTQSYVLNFHGRVTQASVKNFQIIHDNDPDYIVMQFGRVAEDVFTMDYNYPMCALQAFAIALSSFDSKLACE from the exons AGAGCACTGCtagaacagaagcagaaaaagaagcgCCAGGAGCCACTGATGGTTCAGTCCAACGTGGACAGTCGGGCACGGACGCGCCGGACGAAACATTCGGAGGAGCAGGCCCCGCTGGTTGAATCCTATctcaacagcaacagcagcaccaTATATCATG TGCAGGAGGCTGAACAGGAAGATGTAAAGGTGGTAGTGGATGCCCAAGCTCCGAAACCAACTAAAAAaaccaaggcagcagctgcGAGCTGTCAGAGTAGCAGCaccagaaaggagaaaaaagggaaacacAAAG GGATTGATGGCCCAGCTGCTTTTCAAGATGATGTTCAGAAGATAGGAAGTCAAGTGCAGATTCTCACTGTTGGACAGTCTAGCCATGATGAAGATGATGGAGAGAAAGTGGCTAGTGGCCAACAACAGCAGAGCAAGCAAGACCTTAGAAcagcaatgcagaaaaaag atcCCCATGCAAATACATCCTGGTCCTCTTCCACCTCCCAATCCAGTCTTGTCGCCCTGGATCATGTTCCTG GCATTTCAAGTAGCATGAACTTTGATGAGGAAGAagatgaggaggatgaagaCAGCTCCAGTTCTTCACAGTTAAACAGTAACACCCGGCCTGGTTCTGCCACGAGCAAGAAATCCAATAAG GAAGTGGCCTCAGCCCCCAGTCCTTCCACAAATGAGCCTCTCATAGATGTGGATGACCTGGAGGAGTTTGCTGTCAGACCTGCTCCACAGGGGGTCACTGTCAAGTGCAGGATCACAAGAGACAAGAAGGGAATGGACCGAGGGATGTACCCTACTTATTACCTCCACTTGGAAAGGGAGCATGGTAAAAAG GTGTTTCTGTTGGCTGGAAGGAAACGAAAGAAGAGTAAAACCTCTAATTACCTCATCTCTATAGACCCAACTGACCTGTCTCGGGGTGGAGAGAGTTTTATTGGAAAACTGAG ATCAAATCTTATGGGAACGAAGTTTACAGTTTATGACAATGGAGTAAATCCAATGAAAACAACATCCAGCCTGGAGGCGAGTACCCTGCGTCAGGAGCTAGCTGCTATTTGTTAC GAAACAAATGTCCTGGGGTTTAAAGGACCTCGTAAAATGAGTGTGATCATACCGGGAATGAATATGGATCACGAAAGAGTTTCCATCAGACCACGAAAT GAACACGAGACGCTTCTTGCAAGGTGgcagaacaaaaatacagagagtGTCATTGAGCTGCACAACAAAACACCAGTCTGGAATGATGACACCCAGTCCTATGTTCTGAATTTCCATGGTCGAGTCACACAGGCCTCGGTGAAGAACTTCCAAATTATCCATGATAATGATC CTGACTATATCGTGATGCAGTTTGGCCGCGTGGCTGAGGACGTGTTCACCATGGACTACAACTACCCAATGTGTGCACTACAAGCCTTTGCCATTGCCCTTTCCAGTTTTGACAGCAAGCTGGCTTGTGAGTAA
- the TUB gene encoding tubby protein homolog isoform X7: MDGVSSNRNMSYSRWSYNSVLDDEGSSLRQQKLDRQRALLEQKQKKKRQEPLMVQSNVDSRARTRRTKHSEEQAPLVESYLNSNSSTIYHGIDGPAAFQDDVQKIGSQVQILTVGQSSHDEDDGEKVASGQQQQSKQDLRTAMQKKDPHANTSWSSSTSQSSLVALDHVPGISSSMNFDEEEDEEDEDSSSSSQLNSNTRPGSATSKKSNKEVASAPSPSTNEPLIDVDDLEEFAVRPAPQGVTVKCRITRDKKGMDRGMYPTYYLHLEREHGKKVFLLAGRKRKKSKTSNYLISIDPTDLSRGGESFIGKLRSNLMGTKFTVYDNGVNPMKTTSSLEASTLRQELAAICYETNVLGFKGPRKMSVIIPGMNMDHERVSIRPRNEHETLLARWQNKNTESVIELHNKTPVWNDDTQSYVLNFHGRVTQASVKNFQIIHDNDPDYIVMQFGRVAEDVFTMDYNYPMCALQAFAIALSSFDSKLACE; the protein is encoded by the exons AGAGCACTGCtagaacagaagcagaaaaagaagcgCCAGGAGCCACTGATGGTTCAGTCCAACGTGGACAGTCGGGCACGGACGCGCCGGACGAAACATTCGGAGGAGCAGGCCCCGCTGGTTGAATCCTATctcaacagcaacagcagcaccaTATATCATG GGATTGATGGCCCAGCTGCTTTTCAAGATGATGTTCAGAAGATAGGAAGTCAAGTGCAGATTCTCACTGTTGGACAGTCTAGCCATGATGAAGATGATGGAGAGAAAGTGGCTAGTGGCCAACAACAGCAGAGCAAGCAAGACCTTAGAAcagcaatgcagaaaaaag atcCCCATGCAAATACATCCTGGTCCTCTTCCACCTCCCAATCCAGTCTTGTCGCCCTGGATCATGTTCCTG GCATTTCAAGTAGCATGAACTTTGATGAGGAAGAagatgaggaggatgaagaCAGCTCCAGTTCTTCACAGTTAAACAGTAACACCCGGCCTGGTTCTGCCACGAGCAAGAAATCCAATAAG GAAGTGGCCTCAGCCCCCAGTCCTTCCACAAATGAGCCTCTCATAGATGTGGATGACCTGGAGGAGTTTGCTGTCAGACCTGCTCCACAGGGGGTCACTGTCAAGTGCAGGATCACAAGAGACAAGAAGGGAATGGACCGAGGGATGTACCCTACTTATTACCTCCACTTGGAAAGGGAGCATGGTAAAAAG GTGTTTCTGTTGGCTGGAAGGAAACGAAAGAAGAGTAAAACCTCTAATTACCTCATCTCTATAGACCCAACTGACCTGTCTCGGGGTGGAGAGAGTTTTATTGGAAAACTGAG ATCAAATCTTATGGGAACGAAGTTTACAGTTTATGACAATGGAGTAAATCCAATGAAAACAACATCCAGCCTGGAGGCGAGTACCCTGCGTCAGGAGCTAGCTGCTATTTGTTAC GAAACAAATGTCCTGGGGTTTAAAGGACCTCGTAAAATGAGTGTGATCATACCGGGAATGAATATGGATCACGAAAGAGTTTCCATCAGACCACGAAAT GAACACGAGACGCTTCTTGCAAGGTGgcagaacaaaaatacagagagtGTCATTGAGCTGCACAACAAAACACCAGTCTGGAATGATGACACCCAGTCCTATGTTCTGAATTTCCATGGTCGAGTCACACAGGCCTCGGTGAAGAACTTCCAAATTATCCATGATAATGATC CTGACTATATCGTGATGCAGTTTGGCCGCGTGGCTGAGGACGTGTTCACCATGGACTACAACTACCCAATGTGTGCACTACAAGCCTTTGCCATTGCCCTTTCCAGTTTTGACAGCAAGCTGGCTTGTGAGTAA
- the TUB gene encoding tubby protein homolog isoform X8: MDGVSSNRNMSYSRWSYNSVLDDEGSSLRQQKLDRQRALLEQKQKKKRQEPLMVQSNVDSRARTRRTKHSEEQAPLVESYLNSNSSTIYHGIDGPAAFQDDVQKIGSQVQILTVGQSSHDEDDGEKVASGQQQQSKQDLRTAMQKKGISSSMNFDEEEDEEDEDSSSSSQLNSNTRPGSATSKKSNKEVASAPSPSTNEPLIDVDDLEEFAVRPAPQGVTVKCRITRDKKGMDRGMYPTYYLHLEREHGKKVFLLAGRKRKKSKTSNYLISIDPTDLSRGGESFIGKLRSNLMGTKFTVYDNGVNPMKTTSSLEASTLRQELAAICYETNVLGFKGPRKMSVIIPGMNMDHERVSIRPRNEHETLLARWQNKNTESVIELHNKTPVWNDDTQSYVLNFHGRVTQASVKNFQIIHDNDPDYIVMQFGRVAEDVFTMDYNYPMCALQAFAIALSSFDSKLACE, translated from the exons AGAGCACTGCtagaacagaagcagaaaaagaagcgCCAGGAGCCACTGATGGTTCAGTCCAACGTGGACAGTCGGGCACGGACGCGCCGGACGAAACATTCGGAGGAGCAGGCCCCGCTGGTTGAATCCTATctcaacagcaacagcagcaccaTATATCATG GGATTGATGGCCCAGCTGCTTTTCAAGATGATGTTCAGAAGATAGGAAGTCAAGTGCAGATTCTCACTGTTGGACAGTCTAGCCATGATGAAGATGATGGAGAGAAAGTGGCTAGTGGCCAACAACAGCAGAGCAAGCAAGACCTTAGAAcagcaatgcagaaaaaag GCATTTCAAGTAGCATGAACTTTGATGAGGAAGAagatgaggaggatgaagaCAGCTCCAGTTCTTCACAGTTAAACAGTAACACCCGGCCTGGTTCTGCCACGAGCAAGAAATCCAATAAG GAAGTGGCCTCAGCCCCCAGTCCTTCCACAAATGAGCCTCTCATAGATGTGGATGACCTGGAGGAGTTTGCTGTCAGACCTGCTCCACAGGGGGTCACTGTCAAGTGCAGGATCACAAGAGACAAGAAGGGAATGGACCGAGGGATGTACCCTACTTATTACCTCCACTTGGAAAGGGAGCATGGTAAAAAG GTGTTTCTGTTGGCTGGAAGGAAACGAAAGAAGAGTAAAACCTCTAATTACCTCATCTCTATAGACCCAACTGACCTGTCTCGGGGTGGAGAGAGTTTTATTGGAAAACTGAG ATCAAATCTTATGGGAACGAAGTTTACAGTTTATGACAATGGAGTAAATCCAATGAAAACAACATCCAGCCTGGAGGCGAGTACCCTGCGTCAGGAGCTAGCTGCTATTTGTTAC GAAACAAATGTCCTGGGGTTTAAAGGACCTCGTAAAATGAGTGTGATCATACCGGGAATGAATATGGATCACGAAAGAGTTTCCATCAGACCACGAAAT GAACACGAGACGCTTCTTGCAAGGTGgcagaacaaaaatacagagagtGTCATTGAGCTGCACAACAAAACACCAGTCTGGAATGATGACACCCAGTCCTATGTTCTGAATTTCCATGGTCGAGTCACACAGGCCTCGGTGAAGAACTTCCAAATTATCCATGATAATGATC CTGACTATATCGTGATGCAGTTTGGCCGCGTGGCTGAGGACGTGTTCACCATGGACTACAACTACCCAATGTGTGCACTACAAGCCTTTGCCATTGCCCTTTCCAGTTTTGACAGCAAGCTGGCTTGTGAGTAA